A single window of Nicotiana sylvestris chromosome 5, ASM39365v2, whole genome shotgun sequence DNA harbors:
- the LOC138869159 gene encoding uncharacterized protein has product MHIISLPYEEDFSEDNIPTKARPCQMNSDYLELCKKEIDSLKEKGLIRPSKSKWSCTAFYVNKHAEQERGVSRLVINYKPLNKIQISESDRYKTAFDVPMGQYEWNYALWF; this is encoded by the exons ATGCATATTATAAGTCTTCCTTATGAAGAAGACTTTTCTGAGGATAATATCCCTACCAAGGCTCGACCTTGTCAAATGAACTCTGATTATTTGGAGTTATGCAAGAAGGAAATTGATTCCCTAAAGGAGAAGGGTTTAATTAGACCCTCAAAGTCCAAATGGTCTTGTACTGCTTTTTATGTTAATAAGCATGCGGAACAGGAACGAGGAGTTTCTAGATTAGTTATTAACTACAAACCTCTTAATAAG ATTCAGATATCTGAATCAGATAGATACAAAACTGCTTTTGATGTGCCAATGGGCCAATATGAATGGAATTATGCCCTTTGGTTTTAA